One part of the Deltaproteobacteria bacterium genome encodes these proteins:
- a CDS encoding prohibitin family protein, with the protein MKTMRWMLAATLLLSFLTTGCWPHTTGPTEVGVRTVKLGLFEKRGVEQKYYAPGSTYFFMPIINGWNTFDLNLQTMEMTYNPRSGDIKSRDDLLFKTIDGNDISLDVIIQYRIDPPKAPYILQNVAANDDLLRNNIVRTIARSRPRDIFGELKTEGFYNSEQRQGKADEARSALNKILNPWGIIVERVSTKNYRFNPAYQKAIEDRKVAEQLAEKNKAEARAAQENYLRKVQDAQGEVNTVVAEADGEFAKAKLEADAYLEQQQHLAQAVVVEGTADAKGIKAMNDALSGPGGDVLVKLKIAEALKGKRIILLPVSDGGINLKTTDINDLIKVYGIKSLAAGAGSQPGASSTGGK; encoded by the coding sequence ATGAAAACCATGCGATGGATGTTAGCAGCCACACTCCTGCTGTCCTTTTTGACCACCGGCTGCTGGCCGCATACCACCGGCCCGACCGAGGTGGGGGTAAGGACCGTCAAGCTTGGGCTGTTTGAGAAGCGCGGCGTGGAGCAGAAGTACTATGCTCCTGGTTCGACCTACTTCTTCATGCCCATAATCAACGGTTGGAACACCTTCGATCTTAACCTCCAGACTATGGAAATGACCTATAACCCGAGGAGCGGCGACATTAAAAGCAGAGACGACCTGCTCTTCAAGACCATCGACGGGAACGATATCAGCCTGGATGTCATCATCCAGTACCGGATTGACCCCCCCAAAGCACCCTACATCCTGCAGAATGTGGCTGCCAATGATGATCTGTTGAGGAACAATATTGTCAGGACCATCGCCCGCAGTCGTCCCAGGGATATTTTCGGTGAGTTGAAAACCGAGGGGTTCTACAATTCGGAACAAAGGCAGGGGAAAGCGGACGAAGCCCGGAGCGCCCTCAACAAGATCCTCAATCCTTGGGGTATAATCGTCGAGAGGGTGTCAACCAAGAACTACCGTTTCAATCCGGCCTACCAGAAGGCCATCGAGGATCGGAAGGTTGCTGAGCAGCTCGCTGAAAAGAATAAGGCCGAGGCGAGGGCGGCACAGGAAAATTATCTCCGTAAAGTTCAGGACGCCCAGGGCGAGGTGAACACGGTCGTTGCGGAGGCCGATGGCGAGTTTGCGAAGGCCAAGCTCGAGGCCGACGCGTATCTTGAGCAGCAGCAGCACCTCGCCCAGGCGGTCGTGGTGGAGGGTACAGCTGATGCCAAGGGCATCAAGGCCATGAACGATGCCCTTAGCGGGCCGGGCGGGGATGTGCTGGTCAAGCTCAAGATCGCGGAAGCCCTGAAGGGAAAGAGGATCATCCTCCTTCCCGTCTCGGATGGAGGCATAAACCTGAAGACCACGGACATCAACGATCTCATCAAGGTCTACGGAATAAAATCTCTCGCCGCCGGAGCCGGCAGCCAACCCGGAGCATCCTCCACAGGCGGGAAATAA
- a CDS encoding universal stress protein, with product MKTPDRKTILVPVDFSRYSNKAFLQALELAMCTGGQVYLIHVLDTDLITGLPHISSKEEYLQRWRKRSEEKLRRLYVKHQDDGVKIEISLREGKPYQCILEAADEFKADMIVMGSRGRTGLTRALFGSVAERVTRLCKVPILLIKQ from the coding sequence GTGAAAACCCCGGACAGAAAAACAATCCTGGTGCCGGTTGATTTTTCAAGGTACTCAAACAAGGCTTTTCTCCAGGCCCTCGAACTGGCCATGTGCACCGGGGGGCAGGTTTATCTTATCCATGTCCTGGACACGGACCTCATCACGGGGCTGCCCCATATATCCTCAAAGGAAGAATACCTCCAGAGATGGCGAAAGCGGAGCGAAGAGAAGCTGCGGAGGCTTTACGTCAAACACCAGGATGATGGCGTCAAGATCGAGATTTCCCTGAGGGAGGGGAAGCCCTACCAGTGTATTCTGGAAGCCGCGGACGAGTTCAAGGCGGATATGATAGTTATGGGAAGCAGGGGAAGAACGGGGCTGACTCGCGCCCTGTTCGGAAGCGTGGCGGAGAGAGTCACGCGCTTGTGCAAGGTACCCATCCTGCTTATCAAACAATGA